Proteins co-encoded in one Spirosoma endbachense genomic window:
- a CDS encoding winged helix-turn-helix transcriptional regulator, which produces MESSEPACQYELLAARDALEVIQGKWRIPIIISLTYGTKRFGEIQRDIGDISPKMLSQELKALEANQLIRRKLLAESIPVSVEYSLTPLGISLKGLLVELRLWGRHFRTAMIKS; this is translated from the coding sequence ATGGAATCTTCAGAACCGGCTTGCCAATATGAACTGCTGGCGGCCCGAGATGCACTGGAAGTGATTCAGGGCAAATGGCGCATTCCTATTATCATCTCCTTGACCTATGGGACAAAACGATTTGGGGAGATTCAACGAGATATTGGTGATATCTCGCCAAAGATGTTATCTCAGGAATTGAAAGCACTGGAAGCTAATCAGCTTATTAGGCGTAAACTGTTGGCTGAGAGTATACCTGTTTCGGTCGAATACTCGCTGACGCCCCTAGGCATTTCATTAAAGGGTTTGTTAGTCGAACTACGGCTTTGGGGTCGGCATTTTCGGACTGCGATGATAAAGAGTTGA
- a CDS encoding AtuA-related protein: MTIKLYDIAHSRAGDKGNTLTLSLIPYKPEDYPLICEKVTASAVSYHFRDLVLGEITRYELPNLPALQFVCQQALSGGVTTSLTIDTHGKSLSYALLEMSIDNEL; encoded by the coding sequence ATGACCATCAAACTCTATGATATCGCTCATAGCCGAGCAGGGGACAAAGGCAACACACTGACCTTATCGTTGATTCCTTATAAACCAGAGGATTACCCGTTAATATGCGAAAAAGTAACAGCTTCTGCGGTTAGCTATCACTTTCGCGATCTGGTACTGGGCGAAATCACCCGGTATGAATTACCAAATCTGCCCGCCCTTCAATTTGTTTGCCAACAAGCGTTGAGTGGTGGCGTGACTACCTCTTTAACGATCGACACGCACGGTAAAAGCTTGAGTTATGCACTGCTGGAGATGAGCATCGATAATGAGCTGTAG
- a CDS encoding alpha/beta fold hydrolase — protein sequence MNKLVLILALMASSTVYAQTHQPRTFLLVHGAWSGGWDYAKVETVLRANGDKVYRPTLTGLGERVHLANPNINLTTFISDIVNVIKFEDLHNVILVGHSFGGMVISGVAEQLPERISHLVYLDAMVPNDGESAKMVCGDLWNSLMASHVKDGFMQYPFGPVRSTPPLDVAQSLKTFTEPLPIRNPLVKSIPTAFIVMTKNGQSQAANDRMGLVKARQRHWRIATLEGGHYAMREQPEQLVKKLEEVLN from the coding sequence ATGAACAAACTAGTGTTGATTCTTGCCCTCATGGCTTCCTCAACTGTTTATGCCCAAACTCATCAGCCCCGCACGTTTCTACTAGTACATGGGGCCTGGTCGGGTGGCTGGGACTATGCCAAGGTTGAGACCGTTCTACGAGCCAACGGCGACAAGGTGTACCGGCCTACGTTGACCGGTTTGGGGGAGCGGGTTCACCTAGCCAACCCGAACATCAACTTGACTACCTTCATTAGCGACATCGTCAACGTGATTAAGTTTGAAGATTTGCACAACGTCATTCTAGTCGGACACAGCTTTGGGGGCATGGTCATTTCTGGAGTAGCCGAGCAGCTGCCCGAGCGAATCAGTCACCTGGTTTATTTGGATGCCATGGTACCCAATGATGGGGAGAGTGCCAAGATGGTTTGCGGTGATTTATGGAATAGCCTCATGGCTTCCCACGTGAAGGATGGCTTTATGCAATATCCGTTTGGGCCGGTCAGATCAACTCCCCCACTGGATGTGGCTCAGTCCTTGAAAACGTTTACCGAGCCGCTACCCATTCGCAATCCGTTAGTCAAGAGTATCCCCACCGCTTTTATTGTGATGACCAAGAACGGACAAAGCCAAGCCGCCAATGACCGAATGGGCTTAGTCAAAGCTCGACAACGGCACTGGCGGATCGCTACACTGGAAGGCGGGCATTATGCCATGCGCGAACAGCCCGAACAGCTGGTGAAGAAGTTGGAGGAAGTCCTGAACTAA
- a CDS encoding family 43 glycosylhydrolase — MNRMLITLFALLLTPTVLAQVGRPFIHDPSTVTECDGKYYTFGTGGGGLMSNDGWTWYGGGVRPGGGAAPDVIKLGDRYLVIYGATGGSPNHKGAILTMWNKTLDPKSPDFKYSEPVVVATSDGYEENDAIDPGVMLDPTTGRLWLTYGTYFGFTRLIELDPKTGGLKAGNKPVDVAIVCEASTLVYREGWYYLLATHGSCCDGANSTYNVVVGRSKKISGPYLDNVGRSMLQGGGKLVVATRGGLIGPGHFGHIVLEKGVEKMSLHYEADLEQGGRSVLGILPVVWRDGWPVAGEKFKEGTYEIESVRRGYSLELAVDFTRMAVGLRGFGPPTNEPIKPVPAQQLADVVNNWPTGTITLRIGDYMARPHQQWTITDAPDTTGYLGGPYYKIVLAGTDRALAATADAEVITVPAFTGVPEQLWRIDQLTDGTYRILPKLVPNSGRKLALVSSGDSTPTLAEFDVNSDNSKWNFRAP; from the coding sequence ATGAACAGAATGCTGATAACCTTATTTGCTTTATTATTAACACCGACGGTACTCGCTCAAGTCGGAAGACCATTTATCCATGACCCCTCAACCGTCACCGAATGCGACGGCAAGTATTACACATTCGGCACGGGCGGTGGTGGATTAATGTCCAACGATGGCTGGACCTGGTATGGTGGCGGGGTGAGACCGGGTGGTGGAGCCGCCCCGGATGTCATCAAACTGGGGGATCGTTACCTGGTCATCTATGGCGCAACTGGTGGCTCACCCAACCACAAAGGCGCGATTCTGACCATGTGGAACAAGACTTTGGATCCAAAGTCGCCTGATTTTAAGTATTCGGAACCGGTTGTGGTGGCTACCTCGGATGGCTATGAAGAGAACGACGCCATTGACCCCGGCGTTATGTTAGATCCGACTACCGGACGCCTTTGGCTCACCTACGGCACCTATTTTGGCTTTACTCGCCTAATCGAATTAGACCCCAAAACAGGAGGCCTTAAAGCCGGAAATAAACCCGTCGATGTAGCCATCGTCTGTGAAGCCAGCACGTTAGTTTATCGCGAGGGTTGGTACTACCTGCTGGCTACACATGGCAGTTGTTGCGATGGGGCTAACTCGACCTACAATGTGGTGGTGGGTCGGTCAAAGAAAATATCCGGCCCTTACCTCGATAATGTAGGCAGAAGCATGTTGCAGGGGGGTGGTAAGCTGGTGGTGGCTACCCGTGGTGGATTAATAGGCCCCGGCCATTTTGGCCACATCGTTCTGGAGAAAGGGGTGGAAAAAATGTCCCTCCATTATGAAGCTGATTTAGAGCAGGGTGGCCGAAGCGTATTAGGTATCCTTCCGGTGGTTTGGAGAGATGGCTGGCCGGTTGCCGGCGAAAAGTTTAAAGAAGGCACCTATGAAATTGAATCCGTACGAAGAGGCTACAGCTTAGAATTGGCCGTTGATTTTACCAGAATGGCCGTTGGTCTACGCGGATTTGGCCCGCCCACCAATGAGCCCATAAAGCCCGTTCCGGCTCAGCAGTTAGCCGATGTAGTAAACAACTGGCCGACAGGAACGATTACCTTGAGAATCGGTGATTATATGGCTCGGCCCCATCAACAATGGACCATTACTGATGCGCCAGATACGACCGGCTATTTAGGGGGTCCCTATTATAAAATTGTCCTGGCTGGCACAGATCGGGCCTTGGCTGCCACGGCCGATGCCGAAGTCATTACTGTACCGGCCTTTACCGGCGTACCTGAACAGTTATGGCGAATCGATCAACTGACGGATGGCACTTACCGAATCCTGCCTAAGCTCGTACCGAATTCGGGGAGGAAGCTAGCACTGGTATCTTCTGGAGATAGCACACCGACCCTGGCAGAATTTGATGTTAACAGCGATAATTCGAAGTGGAATTTTAGGGCTCCCTAA
- a CDS encoding acetylxylan esterase, with protein sequence MNRKYNYVLPFISCIVLSGLLLSGLTAFAQGPGPGQRIPLPPIPIKGDTTHTLSKHFTPASAALKSPDALGFIQRWLVLEPVKKDIVRNNIFTDNYLRTTFSTDNFSGDYTVVPRNGETVTVGNQTRKWYALDSKAFNFNLYQFTYALNQPKFGILVWLVTVIDCPEEIQNVRLAAGCNSGSMWWLNGQEALLLSGDRDMIADNGTSARLTLKKGKNIIRGAVINGPGMANFCMRFLDEKGSPVTNLSIGYQD encoded by the coding sequence ATGAACAGAAAATACAACTATGTATTGCCGTTTATATCATGTATCGTTTTATCAGGATTATTACTTAGTGGCCTTACTGCTTTTGCACAGGGCCCAGGGCCGGGGCAACGAATACCCCTGCCTCCTATCCCTATAAAAGGCGATACAACCCACACCCTCTCCAAACACTTCACACCAGCCTCAGCGGCCCTAAAATCACCAGATGCACTAGGGTTTATTCAACGCTGGCTGGTGCTGGAACCCGTAAAGAAAGACATTGTCCGGAATAATATTTTTACCGACAACTACCTCCGAACAACCTTTTCAACCGATAATTTTTCCGGCGATTACACGGTCGTTCCACGCAATGGGGAAACGGTAACCGTAGGCAATCAGACCCGGAAGTGGTATGCACTGGACAGCAAGGCATTCAATTTTAATTTATACCAGTTTACCTACGCCCTTAACCAGCCAAAATTCGGAATCCTTGTCTGGCTGGTCACGGTTATCGATTGCCCGGAAGAAATCCAAAACGTCAGGCTGGCGGCAGGCTGTAATTCCGGTAGCATGTGGTGGTTAAATGGGCAGGAAGCCTTGTTGCTGTCGGGTGACCGCGATATGATTGCCGATAATGGCACCTCGGCCCGTTTAACGCTGAAAAAGGGAAAGAACATCATCCGTGGGGCCGTCATCAACGGACCGGGCATGGCTAATTTCTGTATGCGTTTTTTAGATGAAAAAGGATCGCCCGTAACAAATCTCAGTATTGGTTACCAAGATTAA
- a CDS encoding CitMHS family transporter yields the protein MLSLLGFATIGLFLILIITKRLSVVTALILVPLIMGLLAGFSPKELGEMILAGIKQVAPTGILLMFAVLYFATMLDAGLFDPIIAGIIRYVKGDPLKVIVGTAILTMIVHLDGDGTATFMIVMSAFLPIYKRLKINRLILPGIVALSVGPLHLVPWSGTSARAISTLKTDATQLFNPNIPAIIAGIGWVLFVAYWFGQKERKRLGITDLAYAHHENLTEQQQQLRRPKLFWINALLTIGLIVTLMKSWVPTPALFIVAAAVALLINYPKLADQQKVLRSHGNNIFMVSSMIFAAGVFSGILTGSKMIDAMATSLVSLIPQQHAAWLPTLTAITSMPASLLFTPDAYYFGVVPILSQTATQFGIDPLEIGRAALLGQMTVGFPVSPLTASTFLLVGLAEVDLGDHQKFILKWAFGTTLVMTLAALLTGSIHL from the coding sequence ATGCTTTCTCTCCTTGGTTTTGCCACGATTGGGCTTTTTCTGATTCTTATTATAACCAAGCGATTGTCGGTCGTTACAGCGCTGATCTTAGTGCCTTTAATCATGGGGTTACTGGCCGGATTCAGCCCGAAGGAACTGGGCGAAATGATTCTGGCGGGTATTAAACAGGTAGCTCCAACGGGTATTTTGCTCATGTTCGCGGTGCTCTATTTTGCGACTATGCTCGATGCGGGTCTGTTCGATCCGATCATTGCCGGAATCATTCGGTACGTCAAAGGCGATCCGCTTAAAGTAATTGTCGGAACGGCTATCCTGACCATGATTGTCCACCTAGATGGTGACGGTACGGCTACGTTTATGATTGTTATGTCGGCCTTTTTACCTATCTATAAACGACTAAAAATTAATCGGCTGATATTGCCCGGCATTGTCGCGCTAAGCGTTGGGCCGTTGCACTTGGTTCCCTGGTCTGGTACATCGGCGCGAGCAATTTCGACATTGAAGACCGACGCTACGCAGCTTTTTAACCCAAATATTCCGGCCATCATCGCTGGCATCGGCTGGGTACTTTTTGTAGCTTACTGGTTTGGTCAGAAAGAACGAAAACGACTAGGTATTACTGACCTGGCTTATGCGCATCACGAAAATTTAACCGAGCAACAGCAGCAGCTACGACGGCCCAAGCTATTCTGGATCAACGCCCTACTAACGATTGGACTCATTGTTACGTTGATGAAGAGCTGGGTCCCTACGCCCGCCTTATTTATAGTAGCTGCCGCAGTTGCGCTACTGATTAATTATCCCAAGCTAGCCGATCAGCAAAAAGTACTCCGAAGTCACGGTAACAATATTTTTATGGTGTCGAGTATGATCTTTGCGGCAGGGGTGTTTTCGGGCATCCTGACCGGCTCGAAAATGATCGACGCGATGGCAACCTCCTTGGTTTCACTCATCCCCCAGCAACACGCAGCCTGGTTACCAACACTTACGGCCATTACCAGCATGCCAGCCAGTTTATTGTTTACACCAGATGCCTATTATTTTGGGGTTGTACCCATTTTGAGTCAGACAGCCACGCAGTTTGGTATCGATCCTCTTGAAATCGGTCGGGCTGCATTGCTGGGTCAGATGACAGTTGGTTTTCCAGTGAGTCCGCTGACCGCTTCGACGTTCCTGCTGGTTGGGTTGGCTGAAGTCGATCTGGGCGATCATCAGAAATTCATTTTGAAATGGGCTTTCGGAACGACGCTCGTGATGACATTAGCCGCGCTACTCACCGGATCAATTCACCTATGA
- a CDS encoding acyclic terpene utilization AtuA family protein, with the protein MKETIRIGCGAGFSGDRLEPAIILAQQGQLDYLVLECLAERTIALAQKRKRQNPALGYDPLLERRIECLLPHLLANNVRLITNMGAANPLAAAEVIVSIAKRLGLNITIAVVTGDDIFGLLTGHEISLETSKPLREAGPLISANAYLGADAILPALATSASIIITGRVADPSLFVAPLVHEFGWSLDEADRIGQATVIGHLLECAGQLTGGYFADPGKKDIPDMAHLGHPFADVSTDGTAIFGKVAGTGGTLNVATAKEQLLYEVMDPSRYMTPDVVADFTKVSLEEIGPNQVKATGGQGQSRPNTLKVSVGYNAGFVGEGEISYAGSNALGRAKLAGSIIQERLQNQFTDLRIDFMGSTSVHRTSFGEHPDQYEIRLRVAGKAATFEQASLVGEEVEALYTNGPAGGGGARKYVHEVVGIVSTFLGRDRINPQVTLFQS; encoded by the coding sequence ATGAAAGAAACCATTCGCATCGGCTGCGGAGCCGGTTTTTCCGGCGACCGGCTGGAACCAGCGATTATCCTGGCGCAGCAGGGACAATTGGATTATCTGGTGCTGGAGTGCCTGGCCGAACGAACAATTGCCCTGGCTCAAAAGCGGAAACGGCAAAATCCAGCACTCGGCTACGATCCGCTGCTGGAACGACGTATTGAATGTTTATTGCCCCATTTGCTGGCTAACAATGTTCGTCTGATTACAAACATGGGCGCAGCGAATCCGTTGGCGGCTGCCGAGGTTATTGTCAGCATTGCGAAGCGTCTTGGCTTAAATATAACTATTGCTGTCGTAACGGGTGACGATATATTTGGCTTGCTTACAGGTCATGAGATTTCGTTGGAAACGAGCAAACCCTTACGCGAAGCTGGCCCATTAATTTCAGCGAATGCGTATCTGGGTGCCGACGCTATTTTACCGGCCTTAGCAACCAGTGCCAGCATCATCATTACAGGTCGTGTGGCTGATCCATCGCTGTTTGTCGCTCCGTTGGTTCACGAGTTTGGCTGGTCGCTGGATGAAGCAGATCGGATTGGACAGGCTACGGTCATTGGGCATTTGCTGGAATGTGCGGGCCAGTTGACGGGTGGTTATTTTGCCGATCCTGGCAAGAAAGACATTCCAGACATGGCGCATCTAGGGCATCCCTTTGCTGATGTTTCGACCGATGGCACAGCCATTTTTGGTAAAGTGGCCGGAACAGGTGGAACGTTAAACGTGGCAACGGCCAAAGAGCAACTGCTCTATGAAGTGATGGACCCAAGCCGATACATGACTCCCGACGTAGTGGCCGATTTTACCAAGGTAAGTCTGGAGGAAATTGGTCCTAACCAAGTGAAAGCGACGGGTGGACAGGGACAATCCCGACCGAACACGCTAAAGGTAAGCGTAGGCTATAACGCTGGATTTGTTGGCGAAGGAGAAATTTCCTACGCAGGATCGAATGCGCTGGGTCGGGCGAAACTGGCAGGATCAATTATTCAGGAACGATTACAGAACCAATTCACTGACCTTCGCATTGATTTCATGGGCAGTACGTCGGTTCATCGCACTAGCTTTGGAGAACATCCAGACCAGTATGAAATCCGTCTTCGGGTTGCTGGTAAAGCGGCCACATTTGAGCAGGCCTCTTTGGTGGGCGAGGAAGTCGAAGCGCTTTACACCAATGGGCCAGCGGGTGGTGGTGGCGCCCGAAAATATGTCCATGAAGTGGTAGGTATTGTGTCGACTTTCCTAGGTCGCGATCGAATCAATCCTCAAGTTACACTTTTTCAATCATGA